In bacterium, the genomic stretch ACCGCGCTTTTATTTACTGTATTAGCAGATAATTTTACTACCTTAGGAATAATAATTTTCATTTTGTTATTAATGATTATTTTAACACAATTACAACTAAAAGATATTTTTGTTCAATTGCGATTTTTGAAATGGCTTTTGATATGGACATTTTTAATCTATCTTATTGCTCCTCAAGAATATTCTTTAAATCAACGGTTATATTCAGGAACATTATTTAGTGTAAAATTGGTAGTTTTAATTTTATGGGTTTCAGTTTTAGGACTAACCACTTCTTCCGTAGATTTATGTCATGGATTAGAATATTTATTAACTCCTTTAAAAAAAATCAAGATACCGATACAAGACATAATTTTAATTCTTCACTTAAGTTTAAGACTTATTCCGATATTGTTTGAAGAATTAAATACAGCCATTAAGATGGAAGAGATAGAGGTTAAAAAAGGAAATATCTTAAAAAAGATAAGATATATCATTCCTGCTATGGTTCTATTATTTAAAAATTCATTCCAGCGAGCTGATGAATTAGCAGTGGTTTTAGAAAGCAGTGGAGACCAAATAATCAAAAACAGGACTAAAAAACTAAAAATGGCGAAAAAAGATTATTTATTCTTATCCGTTATTGGGATTACTTTAGTAATTGGTAATTGGTGAGTAGTAAGGGGTAATTAATTACCTCAAAAAGGAGGAAATTACTATGGCGATGATGCGTGATATAAAAAGAAGGATAAAATCGATTAAAAATATCCAACAAATTACTCGAGCAATGATGCTTGTTGCCGCCGCTAAAATGAAGAAAGCAGAGATGAGTATTACTTCTGCCAGACCTTATGCCTATGGGTTAAATGAGATTCTCAGCAGTCTGGCATTAAGGGTAGAAAGAGAAGAAGATTATCCACTACTTTTAAAACGGCAAGTTAAAACATCAGGATTACTTATGTTCACTTCTCAAAGAGGGTTGTGTGGTGGATTTAATACCAATCTGATTAAAAATGTATTTCATTATTTAGAAGAAGAGCGTGATAAATCTATTGATATTAAATTAATGATAATCGGGAGAAAAGGATTTAATTTTTTTAAACGATTTGATTACAATATACCATTTACACTTCCTACACCTGACCAGGTTACTTATAAATTTGCAGAAGAACTAACAAAAAGAGTTATTGATTTATACACCTCTAATGAAATAGATGAGATAACTTGTGTCTATAATGAATTCAAATCTGTTTTTAGACAACAAGTAGTTCGAGAAAAATTACTGCCTATTATTCCCCTGTCACCTCCTTCTTCCAAAATAGTCTCAGAGTATCTCTATGAGCCTTCTAAAAAAGAGATACTAAATACCCTGCTTGAAAAACATATCGTTGTGCAGCTTCATCGTATTCTATTAGAATCACAGGCATCTGAACATGCAGCAAGAATGGTTGCGATGGAATCCGCGACAACTAATGCCAAAAAGATGATAAATGAGTTATGGCTTTCTTTCAACCGAGCAAGACAATCCTCTATTACGAAGGAAATAGCAGAAATTACAGGAACCGCCGAAGCACTTAAAGGATAAATATGGCAAAAGGGTAACTATTCACCCTGTAGGAGAGTAGGGAAGTAGGAAAGTAGGAAGTAGGAAGTAGGAAAGTAGGAAGTAGGAAGAGGGGAAAATACTTCATACTATTTTCCCCCTTTCCTACTTCCTACTTCTTACTTCTTACTTGCCTGGTATGCTGAATAGTTACGCAAAAGGTAAGATGTAAGACCGCGCAAATCAACTCCTTTTATCCACTAAATCTGCTAAAAGTCCAATTGCCAGAACTTGCACGCAAGACATTAAAATAACAATGACACTAATATCCATCACTTTATCAAGCACAAAATAACTATAGCAAAAAACAACCATTGCGATTAAAAATAGTGTCAGACTCAAAGGAATAAATATCTTCAAAGGATTAAAATACATCACTGTCCGAATGATAAGCAGGATAAAATTATAGGTATCGTAAATCGGTCTTATTTTAGATTTGCCTTCTCGCGGCAGGTAATCTATGGGGATAAATTTTACTAAATAATCATTTGTGAGCATTGCCAGAGTAATCGTAATGGTAAAAGAAAATCTATCAGGTAATATATTAAAGAATTTCAAGGCAATATCTTTTTTAAAAACACGCATACCTGAATTCAAGTCCGGGATTTGTGCCTCAGTAAGATAATTGGCTAACATATTTAACAAAAACTTAGCTGGTCTGCGGATAAGTGGGATTTTTTGCTTCTTTCTTGCTCCAACCACCATATCGTATTCACCAATAGAATTAATTAGTGTTGGCATTTCTGAAACAGGATAAGTTCTATCTGCATCTATAATCGCTATGATTTCATATTTAGCCTTTTTAATACCTGTTTTAATCGCAAAACCATATCCTCTATTTTTAGGAAGTTGGATTAAACAAGTTCCTTTGTCTTGAGTAATCGTAGCCGTTTTATCTTTCGAGGCATCATCAACCACGATTATCTCATACTCATAGCCCTGCATATTTTCACGCAGTGTATCAATTAAACCACCAATACTCTTTTCTTCATTATAAGCCGGGATAACAATACTTACTTTATTCATTTTAATATGTAGTGTAATTCACTCCATCAGAATCTAAGCCATCATAATTGACCATAATCTTTCCTATTGCCGGGTTGTATAACCACCCACCAGTGTTAGTTACACTATTTCCATAAGTTATTTTATCACTTGTTCTTATATTATAAGGGACATTCATTCCCAGATTTGCCGATGGTATTTTCCTTAGATAAGTGGGAATAAACGGTGGGTCGCCAAAACTATCCAGACTATCCGGATAAACACGGTGTTCATTATAATATCGCATAATTGCATCTCTCAATATCCTTAAATTTGCCTGAGTAGAAACATCAGCGGTTTTACCAACCGTTCGCTCCATAAATTTAACTCCTGTTTCTTGAGTCATTTGTTGTGTTGTTTTAGAAGTAAAATAAACACACAAAAAACCAATGATACAAAGAGTTAAGATTATTCCAATAATCCCCATTCCTTTTTGCAATTTAGTTCCTCCTTTTTAATCCGCAAGATTTTACCGCAGATTTCAATTTATTTCCATCAATAATCTATATCCTCTGCGGATTTAATTTAGCAATTCTTTAATCTTATCCTTTATATTTTCACTCTTCATCAATGTTGTGCCGACTAAAATCGCATCGATTCCCTTTTCTTGAAGTAATTGAACATCCTCCTTTGTCTTTATCCCACTTTCACTTACGACTGTTTTCTCCTTTGGTATGATTAATTTTAGCATAAAAGTAGTTTTCAAGTCAACCACAAATGTATATAAATTACGATTATTTATTCCAATAATCTCACTTTTCACCT encodes the following:
- a CDS encoding glycosyltransferase family 2 protein, producing MNKVSIVIPAYNEEKSIGGLIDTLRENMQGYEYEIIVVDDASKDKTATITQDKGTCLIQLPKNRGYGFAIKTGIKKAKYEIIAIIDADRTYPVSEMPTLINSIGEYDMVVGARKKQKIPLIRRPAKFLLNMLANYLTEAQIPDLNSGMRVFKKDIALKFFNILPDRFSFTITITLAMLTNDYLVKFIPIDYLPREGKSKIRPIYDTYNFILLIIRTVMYFNPLKIFIPLSLTLFLIAMVVFCYSYFVLDKVMDISVIVILMSCVQVLAIGLLADLVDKRS
- the atpG gene encoding ATP synthase F1 subunit gamma, which codes for MAMMRDIKRRIKSIKNIQQITRAMMLVAAAKMKKAEMSITSARPYAYGLNEILSSLALRVEREEDYPLLLKRQVKTSGLLMFTSQRGLCGGFNTNLIKNVFHYLEEERDKSIDIKLMIIGRKGFNFFKRFDYNIPFTLPTPDQVTYKFAEELTKRVIDLYTSNEIDEITCVYNEFKSVFRQQVVREKLLPIIPLSPPSSKIVSEYLYEPSKKEILNTLLEKHIVVQLHRILLESQASEHAARMVAMESATTNAKKMINELWLSFNRARQSSITKEIAEITGTAEALKG
- a CDS encoding energy-coupling factor transporter transmembrane protein EcfT — its product is MKIEQYIPGNSVIHSLDPRAKLIMIVTALLFTVLADNFTTLGIIIFILLLMIILTQLQLKDIFVQLRFLKWLLIWTFLIYLIAPQEYSLNQRLYSGTLFSVKLVVLILWVSVLGLTTSSVDLCHGLEYLLTPLKKIKIPIQDIILILHLSLRLIPILFEELNTAIKMEEIEVKKGNILKKIRYIIPAMVLLFKNSFQRADELAVVLESSGDQIIKNRTKKLKMAKKDYLFLSVIGITLVIGNW